A genomic segment from Streptomyces sp. NBC_00654 encodes:
- a CDS encoding LamG domain-containing protein, translating into MSRRTARGPVLRGALAALVAGAVLTGGFNVLPEAPAERGRPERETVASDKPVQTEQQALAAAKKSGKEVEVLGMRGARREIYAEPDGTFTAREYTDPIRTFQDGRWVDIDTTLVRRADGTVVPRATAVALSFSGGEAGKPFVTMRQAGRELSLTWPYGKLPAPELDGGSATYKDALPGVDLTVRAESDGFGHLLVVRTPEAAADPKLAKLDLGLNTHGLKVAEDASGALKAEDAAVGGTVFESGKPVMWDSAAVKEAAARKRGPQAVSKALAQASAAGTPAPSVAPEPALDGPGGGGRTAPLGMEVGGGKLSLVPDRKLLTSKDTVFPVVIDPIQRTTSRTAWTGVMSGMPSEQDWKYSDSAGVGKCPTDYNPVSCNGVGVRRLLFTMPMSFYKGKQILGATFSARVAHIYSASPTAEPIRLYRIGGKNYSITSSSNWSNTSDDWTDHIGTVDKAISPTSCSSQANLHFEGGSSGELTTEVRTAATEGWSSMTLGLRATDESRFPEWKRICGNAYLSISYNNLPRKITTLSQNPGGVCTSGAGRPYAEVPPQLQAVASDSDHGNGQTDKVKVEFKVDWTDPVSKEAKSYTYLTPSWLAPTSSTKFTHTVKSTIPQNTVIYWSARAYDGDGYGPWSYDGTTVRCEFMYDRTLPGKPNVLSKEYPSDTVYHDGVGTYGSFTFSPNPNDSVPDTDVVKYRYAFDGTATPATTVNASKPGGPATVTWMPTRAGRHWVDVIAVDKAENPSTKAHYEFLVTDGAPVAAQWNLADEPGSNQAHDETGVFSADTGSGVTFGVEGPGGKVDAAARFDGTADSYADVNETVLDSSESFSVSAWVRPTALDRDMAVVSQDGTGEPGFTLGYDHTAGTWAFSVPVTDVDSLGKWKAVSTGITVVKDQWVLLTGVYDAARSELRLYINKDSKGVSQRRSVWKSYGPLQIGRTTAKSGYRDHFTGDVAEVRVFDRVLPAAQVAELMTVRPNRQGYWQLDAEADRKAAETGGGQPLALGGDAKIILAPADPLSPDPFPMVGAGHLLLDGAGDYASTATSPVTGASSFTVTARTQLTTLDPEKAQTVLSLPGSAANRLAVRYRPGPDAETPSMWELAVATSDSATAAQKVFHDDQELPDTDMAGQHLAVVYDAFANEIRLYVNGMLADVAHGADDTLWGATGGLQVGRSALGGGSEYFAGAIDEVRVYSGAADRTAIQQLANPMALPDM; encoded by the coding sequence ATGTCCAGAAGAACAGCACGCGGCCCCGTGCTGCGTGGCGCCCTCGCCGCGCTGGTGGCGGGAGCCGTCCTGACCGGTGGCTTCAACGTGCTGCCGGAAGCCCCCGCCGAGCGCGGGCGGCCCGAACGGGAGACCGTCGCTTCCGATAAACCCGTACAGACCGAACAACAGGCGCTCGCCGCCGCGAAGAAGAGCGGCAAGGAGGTCGAGGTCCTCGGTATGCGCGGCGCGCGCCGGGAGATCTACGCCGAGCCCGACGGAACCTTCACCGCCCGCGAGTACACCGACCCCATCCGCACCTTCCAGGACGGCCGCTGGGTCGACATCGACACGACCCTGGTGCGGCGCGCGGACGGCACCGTGGTGCCCAGGGCCACGGCCGTGGCCCTGTCCTTCTCCGGCGGTGAGGCCGGCAAGCCGTTCGTCACGATGCGGCAGGCGGGCCGTGAGCTCTCCCTGACCTGGCCGTACGGGAAGCTGCCCGCGCCGGAACTCGACGGCGGGAGCGCCACGTACAAGGACGCGCTGCCCGGCGTCGATCTCACCGTACGGGCGGAGTCGGACGGCTTCGGACATCTCCTGGTCGTCAGGACACCGGAGGCCGCCGCCGATCCGAAGCTCGCCAAGCTGGACCTCGGGCTGAACACCCACGGTCTCAAGGTCGCCGAGGACGCGTCCGGCGCTCTCAAGGCCGAGGACGCCGCCGTCGGCGGCACGGTCTTCGAGTCCGGGAAGCCGGTCATGTGGGACTCGGCCGCCGTCAAGGAGGCCGCGGCGAGGAAGCGGGGGCCGCAGGCCGTCTCCAAGGCGCTCGCCCAGGCCTCCGCGGCCGGGACCCCGGCCCCTTCCGTGGCGCCCGAGCCCGCGCTCGACGGCCCCGGCGGCGGCGGCCGGACCGCGCCGCTGGGCATGGAGGTGGGCGGGGGCAAGCTGTCGCTCGTCCCCGACCGGAAGCTGCTCACCTCGAAGGACACCGTCTTCCCGGTCGTCATCGACCCGATCCAGCGCACCACTTCACGTACGGCGTGGACCGGTGTGATGTCGGGCATGCCGAGCGAGCAGGACTGGAAGTACTCCGACAGCGCCGGTGTCGGCAAGTGCCCCACCGACTACAACCCGGTGTCCTGCAACGGGGTCGGCGTACGCCGGCTGCTGTTCACCATGCCGATGTCGTTCTACAAGGGGAAGCAGATCCTCGGCGCGACGTTCTCCGCCCGGGTCGCCCACATCTACAGCGCCTCCCCGACCGCGGAGCCGATCCGGCTCTACCGCATCGGCGGCAAGAACTACAGCATCACCTCCTCCAGCAACTGGTCCAACACCTCGGACGACTGGACCGATCACATCGGCACCGTCGACAAGGCCATCTCGCCGACGAGCTGTTCGAGCCAGGCCAACCTGCACTTCGAGGGCGGCTCCTCCGGGGAGCTCACCACGGAGGTGAGGACCGCGGCCACCGAGGGCTGGTCCTCGATGACGCTGGGCCTGCGGGCCACCGACGAGAGCCGGTTCCCCGAGTGGAAGCGGATCTGCGGCAACGCGTACCTGTCGATCAGCTACAACAACCTGCCGCGCAAGATCACCACGCTGTCCCAGAACCCGGGCGGCGTGTGCACCTCGGGCGCCGGGCGCCCGTACGCCGAGGTCCCGCCCCAGCTCCAGGCCGTGGCGAGCGACTCGGACCACGGCAACGGCCAGACCGACAAGGTCAAGGTCGAGTTCAAGGTGGACTGGACGGACCCGGTCAGCAAGGAGGCGAAGTCGTACACCTACCTCACCCCCTCCTGGCTCGCACCGACCTCCAGCACCAAATTCACCCACACCGTGAAGTCCACGATTCCGCAGAACACCGTCATCTACTGGAGCGCCCGCGCCTACGACGGGGACGGCTACGGCCCATGGAGCTATGACGGCACCACGGTCCGCTGCGAGTTCATGTACGACAGGACGCTGCCGGGCAAGCCGAACGTGCTCTCCAAGGAGTACCCGTCCGACACCGTCTACCACGACGGCGTCGGCACCTACGGCTCCTTCACCTTCTCGCCGAACCCGAACGACTCGGTGCCGGACACCGACGTCGTGAAGTACCGGTACGCGTTCGACGGCACGGCCACCCCGGCCACCACCGTCAACGCCTCCAAGCCCGGCGGGCCCGCGACCGTGACCTGGATGCCGACCCGCGCCGGCCGGCACTGGGTGGACGTCATCGCGGTCGACAAGGCGGAGAACCCCAGTACCAAGGCGCACTACGAGTTCCTCGTGACCGACGGCGCGCCCGTCGCCGCTCAGTGGAACCTCGCCGACGAGCCCGGCAGCAACCAGGCCCACGACGAGACGGGAGTGTTCTCCGCGGACACCGGCAGCGGTGTCACCTTCGGTGTCGAGGGTCCCGGCGGCAAGGTCGACGCGGCGGCCCGCTTCGACGGCACCGCCGACTCCTACGCCGACGTCAACGAGACGGTGCTGGACTCCTCGGAGAGCTTCAGCGTCAGCGCCTGGGTCCGCCCGACCGCCCTGGACCGCGACATGGCCGTCGTCAGCCAGGACGGAACCGGCGAGCCCGGCTTCACCCTGGGCTACGACCACACCGCGGGTACCTGGGCGTTCTCCGTACCCGTCACCGATGTCGACTCGCTCGGCAAGTGGAAGGCCGTCTCCACCGGCATCACCGTGGTCAAGGACCAGTGGGTGCTGCTGACCGGCGTGTACGACGCGGCCAGGTCGGAACTCAGGCTGTACATCAACAAGGACTCCAAGGGCGTCTCGCAGCGCCGTTCCGTGTGGAAGTCGTACGGCCCGCTCCAGATCGGCCGCACCACGGCCAAGAGCGGCTACCGGGACCACTTCACCGGTGACGTCGCCGAGGTCCGGGTCTTCGACCGGGTGCTGCCCGCGGCACAGGTCGCCGAGCTGATGACCGTGCGGCCCAACCGCCAGGGCTACTGGCAGCTCGACGCGGAGGCGGACCGCAAGGCCGCGGAGACGGGCGGCGGCCAGCCGCTCGCCCTCGGGGGCGACGCGAAGATCATCCTCGCGCCGGCCGACCCGCTGTCGCCCGACCCCTTCCCCATGGTCGGGGCCGGCCACCTGCTCCTGGACGGCGCCGGGGACTACGCGTCCACCGCCACCTCCCCGGTCACCGGAGCGTCGAGCTTCACGGTGACGGCACGCACCCAGCTCACCACACTGGACCCGGAGAAGGCCCAGACGGTGCTGTCGCTGCCCGGCAGCGCGGCGAACCGCCTCGCCGTCCGCTACCGGCCCGGACCCGACGCCGAGACCCCCTCCATGTGGGAACTCGCCGTCGCCACCAGTGACTCGGCGACAGCCGCCCAGAAGGTCTTCCACGACGACCAGGAACTGCCGGACACCGACATGGCCGGTCAGCACCTGGCCGTCGTCTACGATGCCTTCGCCAACGAGATCCGGCTGTACGTGAACGGCATGCTCGCCGATGTCGCGCACGGCGCCGACGACACCCTGTGGGGTGCCACCGGCGGTCTCCAGGTGGGCCGTTCGGCCCTCGGCGGCGGCAGCGAGTACTTCGCGGGCGCGATCGACGAGGTCCGTGTCTACAGCGGCGCGGCCGACAGGACCGCGATCCAGCAGCTCGCCAATCCGATGGCCCTGCCCGACATGTGA
- a CDS encoding Lrp/AsnC family transcriptional regulator, with protein sequence MSTLGGSPLDDTDRRIIAALQAEGRRPYSQIAEELDIPASSVRYRVQRMEENGTLQIVGIANPLTIGFDRFAMVGIRVRPGTAQEVCRRLRELPETSYVIMTAGTYDVMAEVICRDTDHFTDLMNRRLQLIDGLLSTDSFFVLEVHKLAYGWGVGEVDTSLLDAPRPPLGAGLDQRD encoded by the coding sequence ATGAGCACGCTGGGTGGCAGCCCCCTGGACGACACCGACCGCCGGATCATCGCCGCACTTCAAGCGGAAGGCCGCCGCCCGTACAGCCAGATCGCCGAGGAACTGGACATCCCCGCCTCCTCCGTGCGCTACCGCGTCCAGCGCATGGAGGAGAACGGCACCCTCCAGATCGTCGGCATCGCCAACCCGCTGACCATCGGATTCGACCGGTTCGCGATGGTCGGCATCCGGGTCAGGCCGGGCACCGCCCAGGAGGTCTGCCGACGGCTGCGGGAACTGCCGGAGACCTCCTACGTCATCATGACGGCGGGCACGTACGACGTGATGGCCGAGGTGATCTGCCGGGACACCGACCACTTCACCGACCTGATGAACCGTCGGCTCCAGTTGATCGACGGACTCCTCTCGACGGACTCCTTCTTCGTGCTGGAGGTCCACAAACTGGCGTACGGCTGGGGCGTCGGAGAGGTGGACACCTCGCTGCTCGACGCCCCCCGGCCGCCGCTCGGCGCGGGACTCGACCAGCGCGACTGA
- a CDS encoding RHS repeat-associated core domain-containing protein produces MPGRLLAATALGVVIALTGSTVHAVPAGEKGRDGRRVQDFGDPVEGARAKGVPRPVDKAAKSAVTRLDKASWPTGGSAAIDVAVRNPAEVKVGGLPVAVEAAGTGTGRSAKAAAPATVDVDVLPAGRAELLGAGAVLRVSRGDDAETDAKVRLSVDYSAFEEAYGGSYGARLRLVELPACAAVAKPGSKACPGTGKPLATENDARTNTATAEVTASAAEAGGPSAMAVRAGTLIALTAGNSSSQGTYGATPLAPSASWSVAQSTGGFSWSYPLRVVPTPGGLTPTVGLSYTSQSVDGRTSATNNQGSWIGEGFGYEADYIERSYKSCVDDGHDLSAEQCWAFDNATVMLKGNASQIIKDDDTGQWRLANSDGSKVEKLTGATNGDNDGEHWKITTADGTEYYFGLNRLPGWATGNEETASTWTTPVFGDDSGEPCYNATFANASCKQAWRWNLDYVKDRHGNVMSHFYEKEVNHYALNAKTDVNGTAYDRGGYLKRIDYGQRDGQVYAAKAPARVTFEAAERCLPGDTFDCAESKRTKANAAHWPDTPVDQECKASTKCGSDQIAASFFTTKRLKSVVTQMRKDATSYQDVDAWSFTHLFLDNGDDSKALWLSTIDHQGRVGTAADLPSLDLIGTQLANRVDATGDNLAPFHRYRLATVVSETGAQLDINFAPTDCSASALPKPGESTKRCYPVKWAAPGHIEPIDDWFHKYVVAEIVETDRTGGGDKMVTRYDYEGPAGWRHSKPDGITPEKFLTWGEWQGYGKVKVTSGGEDTQRTRIDYTYFQGLDGDRKPGGGTRSATVTDSTGTSRTDDEDYTGFELEALSYNNGRVSAKVINTPWKHHTATQTKTWATTHATLVKPEITHGFTALASGGWRETRTRTSYDTPTGTGRVTQVEDFGHIVPDTASAADKAAAAKDDTCTRTWYADNTTGGANLLSLIKRVEKVSVNCGATPQRATQVVLDDRTLYDNLAHGAAPTRGVVSSTERLASHNGTTASYQETSKNTYDALGRVKTTTTPGTGRTTTTYTETNGLTTSVKGTNQLNHSVTTDYAPAWGQSRGQTDPNGKRTDVAFDGLGRVTSVWLQDRVKATQTPSSKHSYVVRKDKPLAIKSEKIDNSGGYAVEYTLYDSLMRARQKQADGPGGTRLMADTFYDSRGNLKTSYETYTAAGAPSDELLVVRNGEAGAQTHYEYDDMGRTTAEVFAVSGVEQWRTGTRYDGDREHVTAPSGGLATTSVRDANGRLTELRQYPGNVPVLSGPPTYSWTSYGYTPAGGLEKVTDSAGNTWSAEYDQRGRKTTSVDPDAGTTTMAYDEADRMISTTHTATAETVSTSYDGIGRPTITYDGTVTAGKKLTEQRYDRAGMLGQPYASLRYTSATEYFASVIQSADDFYRPVKTSYVVPAAQGSLAGTYDFTSVYNRDGTPQSTGLPAAGGLAAEVLSYGYDEMQRPVTMSGTSTYVTESVWSPTSQLLQMQLSTGGKKTLQTFDYETGTQRLTRSVVDVLGSATGPAKEANYSYDQAGNVLSVSDVAVPAQPDVQCFRYDGNRRLSEVWTPGATAAGASGSGTTGTKAPVDGSTPSACAADPGSGPLGGPSPYWKSFTTDSMGNRTQDITHDIGLDPAEDITRTFTYGADGAGPHAVTKVVEDTPTGNHETRYGYDDAGRMDTRTDGGNTHTLGWDSNGRLRSFVSPDDPTTAGTDESSETSYLYDADGSRVQRKDADGTTVYLPGMELHLPTGSTKPEATRYYTYADQTVAVRTSDNKVSFLASDHHDTGQLAIDAVTGAVTVRRSDPYGNPRGDQPADGVWPGEKGFVGGTIDESTGLTNVGAREYDPLLGKFISPDPVIDFLNSQQMNAYAYANNSPVTLSDPSGLLFCMGLMCGALGDDFGNDDKEVEEAQQGVDQAKSNAKSADSVVTQVADEIIYQIKDIVGINALQDCASNPTVGKCLKAAGEIAMNFVGGAVLKGIFKAKRIAKALDLVPDLYRAINKIKKAEDKLEKAEEKLDKAKDKAAARKKKKKKDDDDDECETHSFLPSTTVLLADGGRKRIEDVRIGDRVTTTDPATGRETTRAVVGTIVTESDKEFVDLTVSTGDGSRTSALISTVTHPFWVASEGEWIDAGELRPGMELSTPSDEKVTLVASRSFEQRQRTHDLTIDGIHAYYVNAGETPLLVHNCLVTVYHYTNKSGYNGIRAGNPYKIKPGDSKNGAGPFFTTRSPADLTAPGAFKKLGITNEKSQYVMELRVPQSALVPLRGDRGKFIFAIPAGVTVARARVRYFGPTTGWKAP; encoded by the coding sequence ATGCCCGGACGGTTGCTCGCGGCAACCGCCCTGGGTGTGGTGATCGCCCTGACCGGAAGCACGGTGCACGCCGTTCCGGCCGGGGAAAAGGGCCGTGACGGACGTCGCGTCCAGGACTTCGGCGACCCCGTGGAGGGCGCCCGTGCGAAGGGCGTCCCGCGCCCCGTCGACAAGGCCGCGAAGTCCGCCGTCACCCGGCTCGACAAGGCGTCGTGGCCCACCGGGGGCAGCGCCGCGATCGATGTCGCGGTCAGGAATCCGGCGGAGGTGAAGGTCGGCGGTCTGCCGGTCGCCGTCGAGGCGGCCGGTACGGGTACGGGCCGCTCGGCGAAGGCCGCCGCCCCGGCCACGGTCGATGTCGATGTCCTGCCCGCCGGGCGGGCGGAGTTGCTCGGCGCGGGCGCCGTCCTGAGGGTGAGCCGCGGCGACGACGCCGAGACGGACGCGAAGGTCCGCCTGTCGGTGGACTACTCGGCCTTCGAGGAGGCCTACGGAGGCTCGTACGGAGCCCGGCTGCGCCTGGTCGAGCTGCCCGCCTGTGCGGCGGTGGCGAAGCCGGGCAGCAAGGCCTGCCCCGGTACGGGCAAGCCGCTGGCCACGGAGAACGACGCCCGGACCAACACGGCCACGGCCGAGGTGACCGCGAGCGCGGCGGAAGCGGGCGGACCCTCGGCGATGGCCGTCCGGGCCGGGACCCTCATCGCCCTGACCGCGGGCAACTCGTCCTCGCAGGGCACCTATGGAGCCACCCCCCTGGCACCGTCCGCGAGCTGGAGCGTGGCGCAGTCGACCGGTGGCTTCTCCTGGTCCTATCCGCTGCGCGTCGTCCCGACGCCCGGCGGACTCACCCCCACCGTGGGCCTCTCCTACACCTCGCAGTCGGTCGACGGCCGTACGTCGGCCACGAACAACCAGGGCTCCTGGATCGGCGAGGGCTTCGGCTACGAGGCGGACTACATCGAGCGCAGCTACAAGTCCTGCGTCGACGACGGCCACGACCTCTCCGCCGAGCAGTGCTGGGCCTTCGACAACGCCACGGTGATGCTGAAGGGGAACGCCTCCCAGATCATCAAGGACGACGACACCGGGCAGTGGCGGCTCGCCAACTCCGACGGTTCGAAGGTCGAGAAGCTCACCGGCGCCACGAACGGCGACAACGACGGCGAGCACTGGAAGATCACCACCGCGGACGGTACGGAGTACTACTTCGGGCTGAACCGGCTGCCGGGCTGGGCGACGGGCAACGAGGAGACCGCCTCGACCTGGACCACCCCCGTCTTCGGCGACGACTCCGGTGAACCCTGCTACAACGCCACCTTCGCCAACGCCTCGTGCAAGCAGGCATGGCGCTGGAACCTCGACTACGTCAAGGACCGGCACGGCAATGTGATGTCCCACTTCTACGAGAAGGAGGTCAACCACTACGCCCTGAACGCCAAGACGGACGTCAACGGCACCGCGTACGACCGGGGCGGCTACCTGAAGCGGATCGACTACGGCCAGCGTGACGGACAGGTGTACGCGGCCAAGGCCCCGGCCCGTGTCACCTTCGAGGCGGCCGAGCGCTGCCTGCCCGGTGACACGTTCGACTGCGCGGAGTCCAAGCGGACGAAGGCCAACGCGGCGCACTGGCCCGACACCCCGGTGGACCAGGAGTGCAAGGCGTCCACGAAGTGCGGCTCGGACCAGATAGCGGCCTCCTTCTTCACCACCAAGCGGCTGAAGTCCGTCGTCACCCAGATGCGCAAGGACGCCACGTCCTACCAGGACGTGGACGCCTGGTCGTTCACCCATCTCTTCCTCGACAACGGTGACGACTCCAAGGCGCTGTGGCTGTCCACGATCGACCACCAGGGCCGTGTCGGGACCGCCGCCGACCTGCCCTCCCTCGATCTGATCGGCACACAGCTCGCCAACCGGGTGGACGCCACGGGCGACAACCTCGCCCCGTTCCACCGCTACCGGCTGGCCACCGTCGTCAGCGAGACCGGCGCCCAGCTGGACATCAACTTCGCCCCCACCGACTGCTCGGCCTCCGCCCTGCCCAAGCCGGGCGAGTCCACCAAGCGCTGCTATCCGGTCAAGTGGGCGGCACCCGGACACATCGAGCCGATCGACGACTGGTTCCACAAGTACGTCGTCGCCGAGATCGTCGAGACCGACCGCACCGGCGGCGGCGACAAGATGGTCACCCGGTACGACTACGAGGGCCCGGCCGGCTGGCGGCACTCGAAGCCGGACGGCATCACCCCGGAGAAGTTCCTCACCTGGGGCGAGTGGCAGGGATACGGCAAGGTCAAGGTCACCAGCGGCGGCGAGGACACACAGCGGACCCGGATCGACTACACCTACTTCCAGGGCCTGGACGGTGACCGGAAGCCGGGCGGCGGTACCCGCTCGGCAACGGTGACCGACTCCACCGGAACGAGCCGCACGGACGACGAGGACTACACCGGCTTCGAACTCGAAGCGCTCTCGTACAACAACGGCAGGGTCTCCGCCAAGGTGATCAACACGCCGTGGAAGCACCACACCGCCACCCAGACCAAGACCTGGGCCACGACCCACGCGACCCTGGTCAAGCCGGAGATCACCCACGGCTTCACGGCGCTGGCCTCCGGCGGCTGGCGCGAGACGAGGACACGCACCAGCTACGACACCCCCACCGGCACCGGGAGGGTCACCCAGGTCGAGGACTTCGGCCACATCGTCCCCGACACCGCGAGCGCCGCCGACAAGGCCGCGGCCGCGAAGGACGACACCTGCACGCGTACCTGGTACGCCGACAACACGACGGGAGGCGCGAACCTCCTCAGCCTGATCAAGCGGGTCGAGAAGGTGTCCGTGAACTGCGGCGCCACTCCCCAGCGCGCCACGCAGGTCGTGCTCGACGACCGGACGCTCTACGACAACCTGGCCCACGGCGCCGCTCCCACGCGCGGTGTCGTCAGCTCCACCGAACGTCTGGCCTCGCACAACGGCACGACGGCCTCGTACCAGGAGACGAGCAAGAACACCTACGACGCGCTCGGCCGGGTCAAGACCACCACCACCCCGGGCACCGGCAGGACCACCACCACCTACACCGAGACCAACGGCCTGACGACCTCGGTCAAGGGCACCAATCAGCTCAACCACTCGGTGACCACCGACTACGCCCCCGCATGGGGCCAGAGCCGCGGCCAGACCGACCCGAACGGCAAGCGCACCGACGTGGCCTTCGACGGGCTGGGGCGGGTGACCTCGGTCTGGCTCCAGGACCGGGTCAAGGCGACGCAGACCCCCAGTTCCAAGCACTCCTACGTGGTGCGCAAGGACAAGCCGCTCGCCATCAAGTCGGAGAAGATCGACAACAGCGGTGGCTACGCCGTCGAGTACACCCTCTACGACAGCCTGATGCGGGCGCGGCAGAAGCAGGCGGACGGTCCCGGCGGCACCCGGCTCATGGCGGACACCTTCTACGACAGCCGGGGCAACCTCAAGACGTCGTACGAGACCTACACCGCGGCGGGCGCCCCGTCCGACGAACTGCTCGTGGTGCGCAACGGCGAGGCCGGCGCGCAGACCCACTACGAGTACGACGACATGGGCCGCACCACGGCCGAGGTCTTCGCGGTCTCCGGCGTCGAGCAGTGGCGCACCGGCACGCGGTACGACGGCGACCGGGAACACGTCACGGCGCCCAGCGGCGGGCTGGCCACCACATCGGTCAGGGACGCGAACGGCAGGCTGACCGAGCTGCGGCAGTACCCCGGCAACGTCCCGGTCCTGTCCGGTCCGCCCACGTACTCCTGGACGTCGTACGGGTACACGCCCGCCGGCGGGCTGGAGAAGGTGACGGACTCGGCGGGCAACACCTGGTCCGCCGAGTACGACCAGCGGGGCCGCAAGACCACCTCGGTGGACCCCGACGCGGGCACCACCACGATGGCCTACGACGAGGCCGACCGGATGATCTCGACGACCCACACCGCCACCGCGGAGACGGTCTCGACGTCCTACGACGGCATCGGGCGGCCGACCATCACCTACGACGGCACCGTGACCGCGGGCAAGAAGCTCACGGAACAGCGGTACGACCGGGCCGGAATGCTCGGCCAGCCGTACGCCTCGCTGCGGTACACGAGCGCCACCGAGTACTTCGCCTCGGTCATCCAGAGCGCGGACGACTTCTACCGGCCCGTGAAGACCTCGTACGTGGTGCCCGCGGCGCAGGGCTCCCTCGCGGGCACGTACGACTTCACCTCCGTGTACAACCGTGACGGCACTCCGCAGAGCACGGGCCTGCCCGCCGCCGGCGGACTCGCGGCCGAGGTCCTGTCGTACGGCTACGACGAGATGCAGCGGCCGGTCACGATGAGCGGCACCTCCACCTACGTCACCGAATCGGTCTGGTCGCCGACCAGCCAGCTGCTCCAGATGCAGCTGAGCACGGGCGGCAAGAAGACCCTTCAGACGTTCGACTACGAGACCGGCACCCAGCGGCTCACCCGTTCCGTCGTGGACGTGCTGGGGTCGGCCACCGGCCCGGCGAAGGAGGCCAACTACTCCTACGACCAGGCGGGCAACGTCCTGTCGGTCTCGGACGTCGCCGTTCCGGCCCAGCCCGATGTGCAGTGCTTCCGCTACGACGGCAACCGCCGGCTCTCGGAGGTATGGACCCCCGGGGCGACCGCCGCCGGCGCGAGCGGCTCCGGAACCACCGGAACGAAGGCACCGGTCGACGGCTCCACGCCGTCCGCCTGTGCGGCCGATCCCGGCAGTGGCCCGCTGGGCGGCCCCTCCCCGTACTGGAAGTCGTTCACGACCGACAGCATGGGCAACCGCACGCAGGACATCACCCACGACATCGGGCTCGACCCGGCCGAGGACATCACCAGGACCTTCACCTACGGCGCCGACGGCGCGGGCCCGCACGCGGTGACCAAGGTGGTCGAGGACACCCCGACCGGAAACCACGAGACCCGCTACGGCTATGACGACGCGGGCCGGATGGACACGCGTACCGACGGCGGCAACACGCACACCCTGGGCTGGGACAGCAACGGCAGGCTGCGGTCGTTCGTCTCGCCGGACGACCCGACGACGGCGGGCACCGACGAGTCGTCGGAGACGAGCTACCTCTACGACGCGGACGGCTCCCGGGTCCAGCGCAAGGACGCCGACGGGACGACGGTCTACCTGCCCGGCATGGAACTGCACCTGCCCACGGGCTCGACGAAGCCCGAGGCGACGCGCTACTACACCTACGCCGACCAGACGGTCGCCGTACGGACGAGCGACAACAAGGTCTCGTTCCTCGCCTCCGACCATCACGACACCGGTCAGCTGGCGATCGACGCCGTGACCGGCGCGGTGACGGTCAGAAGATCCGACCCGTACGGCAATCCGCGGGGCGACCAGCCCGCGGACGGTGTCTGGCCGGGGGAGAAGGGCTTCGTCGGCGGCACGATCGACGAGTCGACCGGGCTGACCAATGTGGGAGCCCGTGAATACGATCCGCTGCTGGGCAAGTTCATCTCGCCCGACCCGGTGATCGACTTCCTCAACTCGCAGCAGATGAACGCGTACGCGTATGCCAACAACTCGCCCGTGACCCTCTCCGACCCCAGCGGACTGCTCTTCTGCATGGGTCTGATGTGCGGTGCGCTGGGCGACGACTTCGGCAACGACGACAAGGAGGTGGAAGAGGCCCAGCAGGGCGTCGACCAGGCCAAGTCCAACGCCAAGTCGGCGGACAGCGTCGTGACGCAGGTGGCCGACGAGATCATCTACCAGATCAAGGACATCGTCGGCATCAACGCGCTCCAGGACTGCGCGTCCAACCCGACGGTCGGCAAGTGCCTCAAGGCCGCCGGTGAGATCGCCATGAACTTCGTCGGCGGGGCCGTGCTCAAGGGCATCTTCAAGGCCAAGCGGATCGCCAAGGCGCTCGACCTCGTCCCCGACCTCTACCGGGCGATCAACAAGATCAAGAAGGCGGAGGACAAGCTCGAGAAGGCCGAGGAGAAGCTGGACAAGGCCAAGGACAAGGCAGCCGCGAGAAAGAAGAAAAAGAAGAAGGACGACGACGATGACGAGTGCGAGACGCACAGCTTCCTGCCGAGTACGACCGTGCTCCTGGCCGACGGCGGCAGGAAGCGCATCGAGGACGTCCGGATCGGCGACCGGGTAACGACGACCGACCCGGCGACGGGCCGCGAGACCACCCGGGCCGTGGTCGGCACCATCGTCACGGAGTCGGACAAGGAGTTCGTCGACCTCACGGTGAGCACCGGGGACGGAAGCCGTACCTCGGCTCTCATCTCGACGGTGACCCACCCGTTCTGGGTCGCCTCCGAGGGCGAGTGGATCGACGCGGGTGAACTGCGGCCGGGCATGGAGCTCAGCACACCGTCGGACGAGAAGGTCACGCTCGTCGCCAGCCGCTCCTTCGAGCAGCGGCAGCGGACGCACGACCTGACGATCGACGGCATCCACGCCTACTACGTGAACGCCGGCGAGACTCCCCTGCTCGTCCACAACTGCCTGGTCACCGTCTACCACTACACCAACAAGTCCGGGTACAACGGCATCCGGGCGGGCAACCCCTACAAGATCAAGCCCGGCGACTCGAAGAACGGTGCGGGCCCGTTCTTCACCACCCGCAGTCCGGCCGACCTGACCGCCCCCGGCGCGTTCAAGAAGCTGGGAATCACCAACGAGAAGTCGCAGTACGTGATGGAGCTCCGGGTGCCGCAGAGCGCTCTGGTACCGCTGCGCGGGGACCGGGGTAAATTCATCTTCGCGATTCCCGCGGGCGTGACGGTCGCGCGGGCCAGGGTCAGATACTTCGGACCCACCACAGGATGGAAGGCACCATGA